A genomic region of Gemmata massiliana contains the following coding sequences:
- a CDS encoding beta strand repeat-containing protein encodes MNRSPTWIRDVWGRLFTAPPRAFRRRALLQVTALEDRTTPATFVQSGSNLDLDLNTGSTGLTVASAGATYTLTLSVGTWTSSNITGATGSGTNVLTVTADTFAALNLTDSATGCTVNFSGTGNTYTDDFNVTLNDSPGAVFFTGTTTAFGAANLSINTVNAVVLNGTGVALTSSTGNITLTANVQATPTSGNLDGIGVSGGASIQITGSGALTLQGRGGDDSTGAQLGVAVFNGGQVIGGTGAVTITGTGGASAGIQNFGVYIDGLSQITSAGGNVSVTGAGGGTGASSQNAGLFIGGGSQLSAGGAGTVSVTGTGGAASGAGNHGVSVGSAAITSSGGAVTVTGTAGATGAGIQVAGTGAITTATNGGDLTLTTDAINLITGATVAASAADAVILRPLTPGLGIDLGGAGGGNPLVLTDALLDTITAGTIRIGGTGTGAVTITAPITRSAPTNVVLTGSSVTGAVAGTDLDLNGRTLSFGTGTALASTITGTTPDTGYDQLSVTGSVNLSGVGVSLAGPFVPTVGAVFNLVSATVTVSGSFGPALTTLNSVTLQTGATATTGFVAFPVPVTIGLPPQTMQVGGAPVAVNLSAFFTAPATPVVYTVVGNTSPVTAAANVGGSLLTLTGLAAGTTNITVRLTDANGQFVDSTFTFTVTGATTATPTKLLVSGAGGSGGRISIYNADGSVKVTLTPFAGFAGSVVTANGDVNNDGTPDVIVGTAAGPAHVKVFDGATGTELFSFLAFGGYLGGTRVASGDVNNDGVDDIIVGSATGASHVKVFDGTTGATIRSFFAFADNNGVTVGSGDINGDGFDDIIVGAAAGSSLVRVFNGQNATQLLQFEAFAGFTGGINVAGGDLDGNGRSEVLVGANVNGHVKAFGADGGLRLSFLAYPNFRGAARVGSVDTNGDGKADIVTGVGPGAGPHVKRFDGQTLAELSSFFAFDPSFTGGIFVG; translated from the coding sequence ATGAACCGCTCTCCCACGTGGATACGAGACGTGTGGGGCCGCCTGTTTACGGCGCCTCCCCGCGCCTTTCGCCGCCGGGCGCTCCTACAGGTGACCGCCCTGGAAGACCGCACCACACCGGCGACGTTCGTCCAGTCGGGGAGCAACCTCGATCTCGACCTGAACACTGGCAGCACCGGGCTAACGGTCGCGTCGGCTGGCGCGACGTACACACTGACTCTGTCCGTTGGCACTTGGACCAGCTCGAACATCACCGGAGCAACCGGGTCCGGTACCAATGTTCTGACGGTCACCGCCGACACCTTCGCAGCCCTTAACCTGACCGATTCGGCGACGGGCTGCACGGTGAACTTCTCCGGCACCGGCAACACCTACACCGATGACTTCAACGTCACCCTGAACGACAGCCCCGGGGCGGTCTTCTTCACCGGCACCACCACCGCCTTCGGTGCCGCCAACCTGTCCATCAACACGGTGAACGCCGTCGTCCTCAACGGGACCGGCGTGGCCCTGACGTCTAGCACGGGGAACATCACCCTCACGGCCAACGTCCAAGCGACGCCCACATCGGGCAACCTCGACGGGATCGGGGTCAGCGGCGGCGCCAGCATCCAGATCACCGGCAGCGGGGCACTGACGCTCCAGGGCCGCGGCGGAGACGACTCCACGGGCGCCCAGTTGGGGGTGGCCGTTTTCAACGGCGGCCAGGTGATCGGCGGCACCGGGGCGGTCACGATCACCGGGACCGGCGGGGCGAGCGCGGGCATCCAGAACTTCGGCGTGTACATCGACGGCCTCTCACAAATCACCTCGGCTGGGGGTAACGTCAGTGTCACCGGGGCCGGCGGGGGCACCGGCGCGAGCTCCCAGAACGCGGGCCTCTTCATCGGGGGCGGGAGTCAATTGTCTGCTGGCGGCGCCGGCACCGTTTCGGTCACCGGAACCGGGGGCGCGGCCAGCGGCGCGGGCAACCACGGCGTGTCCGTTGGCAGCGCGGCCATCACTTCGAGCGGCGGAGCGGTCACGGTCACCGGCACCGCCGGCGCGACCGGGGCCGGCATTCAGGTCGCCGGGACCGGGGCGATCACCACGGCAACCAACGGCGGGGACTTGACCCTGACCACCGACGCGATCAATCTCATCACCGGAGCAACCGTTGCGGCCTCGGCCGCCGACGCGGTTATCCTTCGCCCCCTCACACCGGGCCTGGGAATCGACCTGGGCGGAGCGGGTGGCGGCAACCCCCTGGTTCTGACGGACGCGCTCCTCGATACGATCACTGCCGGCACCATTCGGATCGGCGGCACCGGCACCGGGGCCGTCACGATCACCGCTCCGATCACCCGCTCCGCGCCCACGAACGTTGTGCTCACCGGCTCCTCCGTGACCGGTGCCGTAGCCGGCACCGACCTGGACCTGAACGGCAGAACGCTGTCGTTCGGCACCGGTACGGCCCTGGCCTCCACGATCACGGGAACCACGCCGGACACCGGGTACGACCAACTGAGCGTCACCGGCAGCGTTAATCTGTCCGGCGTCGGTGTGTCGCTGGCAGGGCCGTTCGTCCCGACGGTCGGCGCGGTGTTCAATCTGGTGAGCGCGACCGTCACAGTGTCCGGCAGTTTCGGCCCTGCGCTCACGACCCTGAACAGCGTGACGCTGCAAACGGGCGCGACCGCCACCACCGGCTTCGTTGCCTTCCCCGTTCCCGTCACGATCGGTCTCCCACCTCAGACGATGCAAGTGGGGGGCGCGCCCGTCGCGGTGAACCTGAGCGCCTTCTTCACCGCCCCCGCGACTCCGGTCGTCTACACGGTCGTCGGTAACACCAGCCCGGTGACCGCGGCCGCGAACGTCGGTGGGTCGCTGCTGACACTGACCGGGCTGGCGGCCGGCACGACGAACATCACCGTGCGCCTCACGGACGCGAACGGCCAGTTCGTAGACAGTACGTTCACCTTCACCGTCACCGGGGCGACAACAGCGACCCCGACCAAGCTGCTCGTGAGTGGTGCGGGGGGCAGCGGGGGCCGGATCAGTATCTACAACGCCGACGGGTCCGTGAAAGTCACGCTGACCCCGTTCGCGGGGTTCGCCGGGAGCGTCGTCACCGCGAACGGGGACGTCAACAACGACGGCACCCCGGACGTCATCGTCGGCACCGCCGCCGGCCCCGCGCACGTCAAGGTGTTCGACGGCGCCACCGGAACCGAACTGTTCTCGTTCCTGGCCTTCGGGGGCTACCTGGGCGGCACCCGCGTTGCGAGCGGCGACGTCAACAACGACGGGGTCGACGACATCATCGTGGGCTCGGCGACCGGAGCGTCGCACGTCAAAGTGTTCGACGGCACCACCGGGGCCACGATCCGAAGCTTCTTCGCGTTCGCTGACAACAACGGTGTCACCGTCGGCAGCGGCGACATCAACGGCGACGGGTTCGACGACATCATCGTGGGGGCCGCCGCGGGTTCCTCGCTGGTCCGCGTCTTCAACGGACAGAACGCGACTCAGCTCCTCCAGTTTGAAGCGTTCGCGGGCTTCACGGGTGGCATCAACGTTGCGGGCGGCGACCTCGATGGAAATGGTAGGTCCGAAGTGCTCGTCGGGGCCAACGTTAACGGCCACGTGAAGGCGTTCGGGGCCGACGGGGGGCTGCGTCTGAGTTTTCTGGCGTACCCCAACTTCCGGGGCGCCGCCCGCGTCGGAAGCGTGGACACCAACGGGGACGGGAAAGCGGATATCGTGACGGGTGTCGGCCCGGGGGCCGGTCCCCACGTCAAGCGGTTCGACGGCCAAACGCTGGCGGAGCTGAGCAGCTTCTTCGCCTTCGATCCGAGCTTCACCGGCGGAATCTTCGTGGGCTAA
- a CDS encoding peptidase associated/transthyretin-like domain-containing protein, with amino-acid sequence MSHIITLPKRSLANRWRPTTGLLCVALALTGCGTSGDKGTVTGKLTVKGAAPASGTLIKFIGADGKESSSIVGADGTYTVNEVPPGDAKIIVTGSGPVKVVGRTASMPGMPEASKGAAIPKKYSLPGALPGFAVKKGSNTHDIDLQ; translated from the coding sequence ATGTCTCACATCATAACTCTGCCGAAGCGTTCACTCGCGAACCGTTGGCGGCCCACGACGGGCCTGCTTTGTGTTGCCCTCGCGCTGACCGGCTGCGGGACGTCCGGCGACAAGGGCACGGTAACGGGCAAGCTCACGGTGAAAGGCGCGGCGCCCGCATCGGGCACGCTCATCAAGTTCATCGGCGCGGACGGCAAGGAATCGAGTTCCATCGTCGGCGCCGACGGCACCTACACCGTCAATGAAGTCCCGCCCGGCGACGCCAAAATCATCGTCACGGGCTCGGGACCGGTGAAAGTGGTTGGGCGCACGGCCTCGATGCCGGGTATGCCCGAGGCGAGCAAGGGTGCGGCCATTCCGAAGAAGTATTCGCTCCCCGGCGCGCTCCCGGGTTTCGCAGTCAAGAAGGGCAGCAACACGCACGACATCGACTTGCAGTGA
- a CDS encoding DUF1559 family PulG-like putative transporter, giving the protein MPASKGHRAFTLIELLVVIAIIAILIGLLLPAVQKVREAAARMSCSNNLKQLGLAVQNYASARSDQLPNITSAVNGSPQSQTHGGSIHYYLLPFIEQDAIYQAGLSPIVGTYNGTSYSSPWDGPIAGNTSKPSVLYQVIKTFVCPSDATMNSGYPSNRGQDWAGTSYAANYALFGSNRVNNADQSTYRVGNIPDGTSNTMTFVDSYGGRTSDHGQLWAYPGWDWTGDGKYSAVFGWGGVTSNRFGANTGWGSWNQAPLFGVTQSAATDRSRVYSNHSSGCLVGLADGSVRSVGASVSQLSWLYALTPDDGQVLPSDW; this is encoded by the coding sequence ATGCCCGCGTCGAAGGGCCATCGTGCTTTTACGCTCATTGAGTTGCTCGTGGTCATCGCGATCATCGCGATCCTGATCGGGCTCTTGCTCCCGGCCGTGCAAAAGGTGCGCGAGGCGGCCGCGCGCATGTCGTGCAGCAACAACCTCAAGCAACTGGGGCTGGCCGTTCAGAACTACGCCAGCGCGCGCTCGGACCAGCTCCCCAACATCACGTCGGCCGTAAACGGGTCGCCGCAGTCGCAAACGCACGGCGGCTCGATCCACTACTACCTGCTCCCGTTCATCGAACAGGACGCCATTTACCAAGCCGGCCTGTCGCCGATTGTCGGGACGTACAACGGCACGTCGTACAGTTCCCCGTGGGACGGCCCGATCGCGGGTAACACCAGCAAACCGTCGGTGCTCTACCAGGTCATCAAGACGTTCGTGTGCCCGTCCGACGCGACCATGAACAGTGGGTACCCGAGCAACCGCGGCCAGGACTGGGCCGGGACCAGCTACGCGGCCAACTACGCGCTGTTCGGGAGCAACCGCGTGAACAACGCGGACCAGTCGACGTACCGGGTCGGCAACATCCCGGACGGCACTTCCAACACGATGACGTTCGTGGACAGCTACGGCGGGCGCACGTCGGACCACGGCCAACTGTGGGCGTACCCGGGCTGGGACTGGACGGGCGACGGCAAATACTCGGCCGTGTTCGGGTGGGGCGGCGTGACCAGCAACCGGTTCGGGGCGAACACCGGTTGGGGGAGCTGGAACCAGGCGCCGCTGTTCGGAGTGACGCAATCCGCGGCAACGGACCGGTCCCGCGTGTACTCGAACCACAGTAGCGGGTGCCTCGTGGGTCTGGCCGACGGGAGCGTCCGCAGCGTCGGCGCCAGCGTGTCGCAGTTGAGCTGGCTGTACGCACTGACCCCGGACGACGGGCAGGTTCTGCCGAGCGACTGGTAA
- a CDS encoding DJ-1/PfpI family protein, with the protein MKTVLLPIGDAAEVLDTYYPLFRLREEGYEVLVAGPEKRGYHLVLHERPDGWDITQERPGYTLAAEVAFRDVDPDALAGMVITGGRAPEYLRYDSDLMRITKSLFAANKPVASVCHGIEIVAAADVIRGREVTTAAKCRFDCEFSGGIYVNREVVVSGNLVTCRTWHDNPAWMREYLRLLRAVVPQSA; encoded by the coding sequence GTGAAAACTGTTCTCTTGCCAATCGGCGACGCGGCGGAGGTGCTGGACACCTACTACCCGCTGTTCCGGCTCCGCGAGGAGGGGTACGAGGTGCTCGTCGCCGGGCCGGAGAAGCGGGGCTACCACCTCGTGCTGCACGAGCGCCCCGACGGGTGGGACATCACGCAGGAGCGCCCCGGGTACACGCTCGCGGCCGAGGTCGCGTTCCGCGACGTGGACCCCGACGCGCTCGCGGGCATGGTCATTACCGGCGGGCGCGCCCCGGAATACCTCCGTTACGACTCGGATCTCATGCGCATCACGAAATCTTTGTTCGCGGCGAACAAGCCGGTCGCGAGCGTGTGCCACGGTATCGAGATCGTCGCCGCGGCCGACGTGATCCGCGGGCGCGAGGTGACGACGGCCGCGAAGTGCCGGTTCGATTGTGAATTTTCGGGCGGGATCTACGTGAACCGCGAGGTCGTAGTGAGCGGGAACCTCGTGACGTGCCGCACGTGGCACGACAACCCGGCCTGGATGCGAGAGTACCTGCGCCTGCTTCGTGCTGTCGTGCCACAAAGCGCGTGA
- the acnA gene encoding aconitate hydratase AcnA codes for MPNSFGSLSTLSVGGKPYTIHRLAAVEAVHPQAKKLPFSLKILLENLLRNEGVSLAVRKADIDALALWQPKAEPNVEIAFTPARVLMQDFTGVPCVVDLAAMRDAMKTLGGDPSRINPLVPVELVIDHSVQVDEYGTGRAFTDNVNLEYERNQERYVFLRWGQNAFRNFQVVPPGTGICHQVNLEHLARSVFVDPHGAAYPDTLVGTDSHTTMINGLGVLGWGVGGIEAEAAMLGQPVSMLIPQVIGFKLSGRLAPGATATDLVLTVTQMLRKKGVVGKFVEFFGPGLADLPLADRATIANMAPEYGATCGIFPVDAETLRYMTLTGRPAELVALVEAYYKEQGLFHDANTPEASYTDTLELDLSTVESSLAGPTRPQDRIALKNMKTAFAEALPKLKAGVKKPTAVPLPVAAPSSASGPFGVKEAAPAPEVPAGSLHDGSVVIAAITSCTNTSNPSVMMAAGVLAKKAVAKGLSTRPWVKTSLAPGSQVVTDYLTNAGVLGDLEKLRFNVVGYGCTTCIGNSGPLPDAVSREIAAEGLVVSAVLSGNRNFEGRVHPEVRANYLASPPLVVAYALAGRADIDWDTEPVGTDPSGDPVFLKDIWPTHEEVSAAVGSSIKKESFERIYGAVYEGDSRWKELRVPTGDLYEWSASSTYIANPPYFRGMGVMPPAIAEITGARVLALLGDSITTDHISPAGNIKKDSPAGKYLLSHGVEQKDFNQYGARRGHHEVMMRGTFANVRLRNLLVPAREDGSRVEGGFTRHLPGTEVVSLYDAAMAYQKDGVPLIVVGGKEYGSGSSRDWAAKGTNLLGVKAVIAESYERIHRSNLVGMGVVPLQFKAGESAASLGLTGEEVFNIDGLIAGLDKNFDGPSRDLTVTATRPDGTTVAFKAVCRIDTPQEVQYYKNGGILPYVLRQLLQAK; via the coding sequence ATGCCAAATAGTTTCGGAAGCCTCTCGACCCTTTCCGTTGGTGGTAAGCCGTACACGATTCACCGACTCGCGGCCGTCGAAGCCGTTCACCCGCAGGCGAAGAAGCTCCCGTTTTCACTTAAGATCCTTCTGGAGAACCTCTTGCGCAACGAGGGCGTGAGCCTCGCGGTGCGCAAAGCGGACATCGACGCCCTCGCGCTCTGGCAGCCGAAGGCCGAACCGAACGTGGAGATCGCGTTCACCCCGGCCCGCGTGCTCATGCAGGACTTCACCGGCGTGCCCTGCGTGGTGGACCTCGCGGCCATGCGCGACGCGATGAAGACGCTCGGCGGCGACCCGTCGAGGATCAACCCGCTCGTGCCCGTCGAACTGGTCATCGACCACTCGGTCCAGGTGGACGAGTACGGCACCGGGCGCGCCTTCACGGACAACGTGAACCTGGAGTACGAGCGCAACCAGGAGCGGTACGTGTTCCTGCGCTGGGGGCAGAACGCCTTCCGCAACTTCCAGGTCGTTCCGCCGGGCACCGGGATCTGCCACCAGGTGAACCTCGAGCACCTCGCGCGCAGCGTGTTCGTGGACCCGCACGGGGCCGCGTACCCGGACACGCTGGTCGGCACCGACAGTCACACCACGATGATTAACGGGCTGGGCGTGTTGGGGTGGGGGGTCGGCGGGATCGAGGCCGAGGCCGCGATGCTCGGTCAGCCGGTCTCGATGCTCATTCCGCAGGTCATCGGGTTCAAGCTCTCGGGGCGCCTCGCGCCCGGCGCGACCGCGACCGACCTCGTGCTCACCGTTACGCAGATGCTCCGCAAGAAGGGCGTGGTCGGGAAGTTCGTCGAGTTCTTCGGCCCGGGGCTGGCGGACCTGCCGCTCGCGGACCGCGCGACGATCGCGAACATGGCCCCCGAGTACGGCGCGACGTGCGGGATCTTCCCGGTCGACGCCGAAACGCTCCGGTACATGACGCTCACGGGGCGCCCGGCCGAACTCGTGGCGCTGGTCGAAGCCTACTACAAGGAACAGGGGCTGTTCCACGACGCCAACACGCCCGAAGCGAGCTACACGGACACGCTCGAACTCGACCTCTCGACCGTGGAATCGAGCCTCGCCGGGCCGACCCGCCCGCAGGACCGGATCGCGCTCAAGAACATGAAGACCGCGTTCGCGGAGGCGCTCCCGAAGCTGAAGGCCGGCGTGAAGAAGCCGACCGCGGTCCCGCTGCCGGTCGCGGCCCCTTCATCCGCGTCCGGGCCGTTCGGGGTGAAGGAGGCGGCCCCCGCGCCCGAAGTGCCGGCCGGGTCGCTCCACGACGGCTCGGTGGTTATCGCCGCGATCACGAGCTGCACGAACACGTCGAACCCGTCGGTCATGATGGCCGCGGGCGTGCTGGCGAAGAAGGCCGTCGCGAAGGGCTTGAGCACGCGGCCCTGGGTGAAGACGAGCCTCGCGCCCGGCTCGCAGGTCGTGACCGACTACCTGACCAACGCGGGCGTGCTGGGCGATCTGGAGAAGCTCCGCTTCAACGTCGTCGGGTACGGCTGCACGACGTGCATCGGGAACTCCGGGCCGCTGCCGGACGCGGTGTCGCGCGAGATCGCGGCCGAGGGGCTGGTGGTGTCCGCGGTGCTCTCCGGGAACCGGAACTTCGAGGGCCGCGTTCACCCCGAAGTGCGGGCGAACTACCTCGCGTCGCCGCCACTGGTCGTCGCTTACGCACTGGCCGGGCGCGCCGACATCGATTGGGACACCGAGCCGGTGGGCACGGACCCGAGCGGGGACCCGGTTTTCTTGAAAGACATCTGGCCCACGCACGAAGAAGTGTCAGCGGCCGTTGGAAGCTCGATCAAGAAGGAGTCGTTCGAGCGCATCTACGGCGCGGTGTACGAGGGCGACTCGCGGTGGAAGGAGCTGCGCGTCCCCACGGGCGACCTGTACGAGTGGAGTGCGAGTTCCACGTACATCGCCAACCCGCCGTACTTCCGCGGGATGGGCGTGATGCCGCCGGCCATCGCCGAGATCACCGGGGCGCGGGTGCTGGCGCTGCTCGGTGACAGCATCACCACGGACCACATTTCGCCCGCGGGGAACATCAAGAAGGACTCGCCCGCGGGCAAGTACCTGCTGTCCCACGGGGTCGAGCAGAAGGACTTCAACCAGTACGGGGCGCGCCGCGGGCACCACGAGGTGATGATGCGCGGGACGTTCGCCAACGTCCGGCTGCGGAACCTGCTCGTGCCCGCGCGCGAGGACGGGTCGCGGGTGGAGGGCGGGTTCACCCGGCACCTGCCGGGCACCGAGGTCGTGAGCCTGTACGACGCGGCGATGGCGTACCAGAAGGACGGCGTGCCGCTGATCGTGGTCGGGGGCAAGGAGTACGGGTCCGGGTCGTCGCGCGACTGGGCCGCGAAGGGCACGAACCTGCTCGGCGTGAAGGCGGTGATCGCGGAGAGCTACGAGCGCATCCACCGCAGCAACCTCGTGGGCATGGGCGTGGTGCCGCTCCAGTTCAAGGCGGGCGAGTCGGCCGCGAGCCTCGGGCTGACCGGCGAAGAGGTGTTCAACATCGACGGCCTGATCGCGGGCCTCGATAAGAACTTCGACGGCCCGAGCCGCGACCTCACCGTGACCGCCACCCGCCCCGACGGGACGACGGTCGCGTTCAAAGCGGTGTGCCGCATCGACACGCCGCAAGAGGTGCAGTACTACAAGAACGGTGGCATCCTGCCCTACGTCCTGCGGCAGTTGCTCCAGGCGAAGTAA
- a CDS encoding DUF4328 domain-containing protein codes for MYGQNQFLEMLGALGCAVTAFVLSFTLSLSFLSAIGRALRRVAPENRRMEPARVWLNLIPVFNLVWAAVTVERVAESLRNEFRSRGMDDPDEGYGRGCGLATVAFIVPGVWFYPAFVTFPIAFICGILYWRQLNHYVERLKPGAYIPPPMDEGW; via the coding sequence ATGTACGGCCAGAACCAGTTTCTCGAAATGTTGGGCGCGCTGGGGTGCGCGGTCACCGCGTTCGTACTGTCGTTCACCCTCTCGCTCTCGTTCCTGTCGGCGATCGGGCGGGCGCTGCGCCGGGTGGCGCCGGAGAACCGGCGGATGGAACCGGCGCGGGTGTGGCTGAACCTGATCCCGGTCTTCAACCTCGTGTGGGCCGCGGTCACGGTGGAGCGCGTGGCGGAGTCGCTGCGGAACGAGTTCCGCTCGCGGGGAATGGACGATCCCGACGAGGGCTACGGGCGCGGGTGCGGTCTGGCGACCGTTGCCTTCATCGTGCCGGGCGTGTGGTTCTACCCCGCGTTCGTGACGTTCCCGATCGCGTTCATTTGCGGCATCCTTTACTGGCGCCAGTTGAACCACTACGTCGAGCGCCTGAAACCCGGCGCCTACATCCCCCCGCCGATGGACGAGGGGTGGTGA
- a CDS encoding DNA/RNA non-specific endonuclease, giving the protein MASKSFLDELTPTQRVIAGVVILVIAGVVALVRSRQEGHPPGPQGDQQTLENRNVRFGMPAEAKHDPANREAYLIDRPQYVLSYNDATKNPNWVCWNLTASDIGTAERDTSFEPDPDLPKDFYHVKPSDYTASGFDRGHMCASKDRSNSKEDNNILFYMTNIIPQAPNNNQKGWRLLEEHCRSLAKKNSELYIACGPHGRGGFGKDEVKHFTIGKSHPITVPESVWKVVMVLPNKTAAPSADTPVFAVWMPNDQTVDSDWKKYVVPVSTVEQRTGYKFFPFVHDDVAGPLKTHTDRVP; this is encoded by the coding sequence ATGGCCTCGAAGAGTTTCCTGGACGAACTGACGCCGACGCAGCGCGTCATAGCCGGCGTCGTGATTCTCGTTATCGCCGGTGTCGTTGCGCTGGTGCGCTCGCGCCAGGAGGGGCACCCGCCCGGTCCGCAGGGCGATCAACAGACGCTCGAAAACCGGAACGTGCGGTTCGGGATGCCGGCCGAAGCCAAGCACGACCCGGCGAACCGCGAAGCGTACCTGATCGATCGGCCGCAGTACGTCCTCTCGTACAACGACGCGACGAAGAACCCGAACTGGGTGTGCTGGAACCTGACCGCGAGCGACATCGGCACGGCCGAACGCGACACGAGTTTCGAGCCCGACCCGGACCTGCCGAAAGACTTTTACCACGTCAAGCCCTCGGACTACACCGCATCCGGGTTCGACCGCGGGCACATGTGCGCCTCCAAGGACCGCTCGAATTCAAAAGAAGACAACAACATCCTGTTCTACATGACGAACATCATCCCCCAGGCGCCGAACAACAACCAGAAGGGCTGGCGCCTGTTGGAAGAACACTGCCGCTCCCTGGCGAAAAAGAACAGCGAGCTTTATATCGCGTGCGGCCCGCACGGTCGGGGCGGATTTGGTAAGGACGAGGTGAAGCACTTCACGATCGGGAAATCGCACCCGATCACGGTGCCCGAGAGCGTCTGGAAAGTGGTGATGGTGCTTCCGAACAAGACCGCGGCCCCGAGCGCCGATACGCCGGTCTTCGCGGTGTGGATGCCGAACGACCAGACGGTAGATAGCGACTGGAAGAAGTACGTCGTGCCCGTCAGCACGGTCGAACAGCGCACCGGGTACAAGTTCTTCCCGTTCGTACACGACGACGTGGCCGGCCCGCTCAAGACCCACACCGACCGCGTTCCGTGA
- a CDS encoding nuclease A inhibitor family protein → MAKTTPVLKELKAAAKGLLFPSESDAPLEAFAWPGGDGPPDEAAVRANAKVEKDAPVQQLTVPDLTRTIPSESRGEFLHLFATLAHHLSGVTVFKVGEVNMDLYIVGRTTDGQYAGVKTQVVET, encoded by the coding sequence ATGGCGAAGACGACCCCGGTTCTGAAGGAACTCAAGGCGGCGGCGAAGGGGCTCCTGTTCCCCAGCGAGTCGGACGCGCCGTTGGAGGCGTTCGCGTGGCCCGGGGGCGACGGCCCGCCGGACGAGGCCGCGGTGCGCGCGAACGCGAAGGTCGAAAAGGACGCGCCCGTCCAGCAGCTCACGGTCCCGGACCTCACGCGGACGATCCCCAGCGAGAGCCGCGGGGAGTTCCTCCACCTGTTCGCGACGCTCGCGCACCACCTCAGCGGCGTGACCGTGTTCAAAGTGGGCGAAGTGAACATGGACCTTTACATCGTCGGCCGCACCACCGACGGACAGTACGCCGGCGTGAAGACCCAAGTCGTTGAAACGTGA